The proteins below are encoded in one region of Ostrea edulis chromosome 3, xbOstEdul1.1, whole genome shotgun sequence:
- the LOC125673505 gene encoding D-beta-hydroxybutyrate dehydrogenase, mitochondrial-like isoform X2: MWPVIVFGVLVFVLWYLYDFHASKTRKIPVHGQGVLITGCDTGFGHYLAKRLDEMEFRVFAGCLEKNGVGAAELMKSCSDRLSVVQLDVTKDDQIKDARNCIEKVHRDTGCGRVINCTSVKGRLSLPRISVYGITKYGGENFSDCLRLEMRKFGVKVVIVEPGEFGGVTGLLKGNNLKRLKNEMDRMWNQADPEVKQVYGRKYLESQFSSLDKAGDTSPCSVEPVIDAFIDAVTLENPKPRYLVDGGTGLIDKYCFYARLNRYLPTPWMDFLIDRWFNSLGTTNIGT; the protein is encoded by the exons ATGTGGCCAGTAATTGTGTTTGGGGTGTTGGTCTTTGTGCTTTGGTATCTATATGATTTCCATGCTTCAAAAACACGGAAGATACCTGTTCATGGTCAGGGAGTTTTAATCACAGGATGCGACACGG GGTTCGGACACTACCTTGCTAAACGCTTAGATGAGATGGAGTTTCGCGTCTTTGCTGGATGCCTGGAGAAAAATGGAGTCGGGGCAGCTGAGTTAATGAAGTCGTGTTCTGATCGTCTTAGCGTTGTCCAGTTAGATGTCACAAAAGATGACCAAATTAAAGACGCCAGGAATTGTATAGAGAAAGTTCACAGAGACACGGGATGTG GTCGAGTTATCAACTGTACCAGTGTCAAAGGACGTCTCTCCCTTCCTAGAATATCTGTCTACGGAATTACTAAGTATGGCGGTGAAAATTTCTCCGACTGTCTCAGACTTGAAATGAGGAAATTCGGGGTGAAGGTCGTCATTGTAGAGCCAGGAGAGTTTGGAGGCGTGACAGGGCTTCTTAAAGGCAACAAT tTAAAgcgtttgaaaaatgaaatggatCGGATGTGGAATCAAGCAGACCCGGAAGTGAAACAGGTCTATGGCCGGAAGTACCTTGAATCTCAGTTTTCTTCATTGGACAAAGCTGGTGATACTTCGCCTTGCTCGGTGGAGCCCGTCATTGACGCATTCATTGATGCTGTAACGTTGGAAAACCCAAAACCTCGGTACTTAGTGGATGGCGGAACCGGGCTTATCGACAaatattgt TTCTATGCTCGGTTGAACCGCTATTTGCCGACGCCGTGGATGGACTTTCTGATTGACCGATGGTTCAATTCCCTGGGGACAACGAACATTGGCACGTGA
- the LOC125673493 gene encoding uncharacterized protein LOC125673493 produces MATADEPRQLQAQHFVMCENCKGPVEFTCIRCIMNFCGECSLKHMRTKSKRGHEVRAYSCNATQQCGLHPPSICEFYCKSCSAPLCTECVSTNAHKLHDLSSISSIAAFFEKLISEECWELRTKVKGKFEKRIKDLERSITEVAQHCAIARRSVTHWGEKMHSEIDNLIKSLHQEIKAAGDGAATILIEQKDLMESKISDIEDALKKNEDILKSENSKDIVKFQSKIDQLSELPSLKIIHLPGFVPPSAKIKSNVRRLFGEAKLFVYHADKNFANPTQSRTSNEIYSDVIQQQGDLFNVQEDCDMSRTFSTQEDRNMSRTFSTQEDRNMSRTFSDQEDRNMSRTFSALEDRNMSRTFSAQEDRNMSRTLSAQENRNISSTFSAQEDRNVLRTLSAQKDRDMSRNFNAQEDREKPRKQLSTLRVQECKVNIHPKLLLCLLKAMPFREKVEKFLKDLKVRPVWSKSKRDDEKAFLILEGINVTADLDEIWKKSVRHALGKFLNEWEVNSFNVSEHLWDKMMEMLKTVWIPNPESVVCQVDRKQRQIFVVGKAEDAMEFTMTIQKALCDMDDTHR; encoded by the exons ATGGCGACAGCAGATGAACCTCGTCAATTGCAAGCACAGCACTTCGTAATGTGTGAAAACTGTAAAGGGCCTGTAGAGTTTACCTGCATTCGATGTATCATGAATTTCTGCGGAGAGTGCTCCTTGAAACACATGCGGACAAAATCAAAACGAGGCCATGAAGTCAGGGCATATTCTTGCAACGCGACACAACAGTGTGGATTACACCCCCCTTCTATCTGCGAATTTTATTGCAAGTCCTGTTCAGCTCCGCTTTGCACTGAGTGTGTTAGTACAAACGCTCACAAACTTCACGACCTTTCATCAATATCTTCCATTGCTGCTTTCTTTGAGAAATTGATATCAGAAGAATGTTGGGAATTACGAACGAAAGTGAAAGGCAAATTTGAAAAACGTATTAAAGACCTCGAGAGGAGTATAACAGAGGTTGCTCAACATTGCGCAATAGCCAGGCGTAGTGTTACACATTGGGGAGAAAAAATGCACAGTGAAATTGATAATCTCATTAAATCGCTTCATCAGGAAATTAAAGCTGCTGGAGATGGCGCCGCAACGATTCTAATCGAACAAAAGGATCTGATGGAGAGCAAAATAAGTGACATAGAAGATGCATTGAAGAAGAATGAGGATATTCTAAAGTCGGAAAACTCCAAAGATATCGTCAAATTTCAGTCCAAGATCGATCAGCTTAGTGAGCTGCCTAGTCTGAAAATAATTCACCTTCCTGGATTTGTCCCCCCATCTgccaaaatcaaatcaaatgtaAGAAGATTGTTTGGAGAGGCGAAATTGTTTGTCTACCATGCGGATAAGAACTTCGCAAATCCTACACAGAGCAGAACATCAAACGAAA tttATTCAGATGTAATCCAACAACAAGGAGACTTATTCAATGTCCAGGAAGATTGTGATATGTCAAGGACTTTCAGCACCCAGGAAGATCGCAATATGTCAAGGACTTTCAGCACCCAGGAAGATCGCAATATGTCAAGGACTTTCAGCGACCAGGAAGATCGCAATATGTCAAGGACTTTTAGCGCCCTGGAAGATCGCAATATGTCGAGGACTTTCAGCGCCCAGGAGGATCGCAATATGTCAAGGACTTTAAGCGCCCAGGAAAATCGCAATATATCGAGTACTTTCAGCGCCCAGGAAGATCGCAATGTGTTGAGGACTCTCAGCGCCCAGAAAGATCGCGACATGTCGAGGAATTTCAACGCCCAGGAAGATCGCGAGAAGCCAAGGAAACAGCTTTCTACTTTACGTGTTCAGGAGTGTAAAGTTAATATACATCCCAAACTTCTTCTATGTCTCCTAAAGGCGATGCCTTTTCGGGAGAAGGTAGAGAAATTTCTTAAAGATCTGAAGGTCAGACCGGTGTGGTCAAAAAGCAAGCGGGATGACGAGAAAGCGTTTCTGATACTGGAAGGTATAAATGTCACTGCAGATTTAGATGAAATTTGGAAAAAATCTGTCCGCCACGCACTAGGAAAATTTCTGAACGAATGGGAAGTTAACAGTTTTAACGTATCTgaacatctttgggacaaaatGATGGAGATGTTGAAAACTGTCTGGATTCCAAATCCCGAGAGTGTAGTATGTCAGGTAGACAGAAAACAACGACAGATCTTTGTCGTTGGCAAAGCTGAAGACGCAATGGAATTTACTATGACAATACAAAAAGCGTTATGTGACATGGATGACACACACAGATAA
- the LOC125673505 gene encoding D-beta-hydroxybutyrate dehydrogenase, mitochondrial-like isoform X1, whose translation MWPVIVFGVLVFVLWYLYDFHASKTRKIPVHGQGVLITGCDTGFGHYLAKRLDEMEFRVFAGCLEKNGVGAAELMKSCSDRLSVVQLDVTKDDQIKDARNCIEKVHRDTGCGLWAVVNNGGIDCFGDIEFCTMDMYRQVANVNLFGMVNVTKTFLPMIRKSKGRVINCTSVKGRLSLPRISVYGITKYGGENFSDCLRLEMRKFGVKVVIVEPGEFGGVTGLLKGNNLKRLKNEMDRMWNQADPEVKQVYGRKYLESQFSSLDKAGDTSPCSVEPVIDAFIDAVTLENPKPRYLVDGGTGLIDKYCFYARLNRYLPTPWMDFLIDRWFNSLGTTNIGT comes from the exons ATGTGGCCAGTAATTGTGTTTGGGGTGTTGGTCTTTGTGCTTTGGTATCTATATGATTTCCATGCTTCAAAAACACGGAAGATACCTGTTCATGGTCAGGGAGTTTTAATCACAGGATGCGACACGG GGTTCGGACACTACCTTGCTAAACGCTTAGATGAGATGGAGTTTCGCGTCTTTGCTGGATGCCTGGAGAAAAATGGAGTCGGGGCAGCTGAGTTAATGAAGTCGTGTTCTGATCGTCTTAGCGTTGTCCAGTTAGATGTCACAAAAGATGACCAAATTAAAGACGCCAGGAATTGTATAGAGAAAGTTCACAGAGACACGGGATGTG GTCTTTGGGCTGTTGTTAACAATGGAGGAATTGACTGTTTCGGTGATATTGAATTTTGTACGATGGATATGTATCGACAAGTGGCAAATGTTAATCTCTTTGGAATGGTAAACGTGACGAAAACCTTTCTACCAATGATAAGAAAATCCAAAG GTCGAGTTATCAACTGTACCAGTGTCAAAGGACGTCTCTCCCTTCCTAGAATATCTGTCTACGGAATTACTAAGTATGGCGGTGAAAATTTCTCCGACTGTCTCAGACTTGAAATGAGGAAATTCGGGGTGAAGGTCGTCATTGTAGAGCCAGGAGAGTTTGGAGGCGTGACAGGGCTTCTTAAAGGCAACAAT tTAAAgcgtttgaaaaatgaaatggatCGGATGTGGAATCAAGCAGACCCGGAAGTGAAACAGGTCTATGGCCGGAAGTACCTTGAATCTCAGTTTTCTTCATTGGACAAAGCTGGTGATACTTCGCCTTGCTCGGTGGAGCCCGTCATTGACGCATTCATTGATGCTGTAACGTTGGAAAACCCAAAACCTCGGTACTTAGTGGATGGCGGAACCGGGCTTATCGACAaatattgt TTCTATGCTCGGTTGAACCGCTATTTGCCGACGCCGTGGATGGACTTTCTGATTGACCGATGGTTCAATTCCCTGGGGACAACGAACATTGGCACGTGA